One part of the Candidatus Palauibacter polyketidifaciens genome encodes these proteins:
- a CDS encoding DUF933 domain-containing protein has product MKIGLVGFAGAGKTTVFNAMTGLGVPVGFGGEMRLGTVRVPDARIDALSALLSPRRTTYAEMRFCDIPGEHGAASKGLSPRGLQQIRDQEALCLVLRDFDNPALADPPDAEGELEAFATECLLSDLDIVERRLDRARREGADAVEIAAFEGALGALEREQPLRTVPRAELDRAPFRGYGLLTDRPLLAVLNRSEDRAGEPLPPALAARLAAMGAGGLALSAPVEAEIADLDPEDRAAFVEALGLREPALARFIRSAYGLLDLISFFTAAPAEVRAWTIRRGTRARRAAGRVHSDMERGFIRAEVIPYEVFAKHGSEQAVKEAGLLQVEGRDYVVEDGDILHIRFNV; this is encoded by the coding sequence GTGAAGATTGGGCTCGTGGGGTTCGCGGGCGCCGGCAAGACGACGGTGTTCAACGCGATGACGGGACTCGGCGTCCCGGTCGGGTTCGGCGGCGAGATGCGGCTGGGTACGGTGCGGGTTCCGGATGCGCGAATCGATGCGCTCAGCGCCCTCCTGTCCCCGCGCAGGACGACGTACGCGGAGATGCGGTTCTGCGACATTCCGGGCGAGCACGGCGCCGCGAGCAAGGGCCTGTCGCCGCGCGGGCTCCAGCAGATCCGCGACCAGGAGGCGCTCTGCCTCGTCCTGAGGGATTTCGACAATCCCGCGCTGGCCGACCCGCCGGACGCGGAGGGCGAACTCGAGGCCTTCGCCACGGAATGTCTGCTCTCCGACCTCGACATCGTCGAGCGCCGGCTGGACCGGGCGCGCCGCGAGGGGGCGGACGCCGTCGAGATCGCCGCCTTCGAAGGGGCGCTGGGGGCGCTCGAACGCGAGCAGCCGCTGCGGACCGTGCCCCGGGCGGAACTGGACCGCGCGCCGTTCCGCGGCTACGGCCTCCTGACGGACCGTCCGCTGCTCGCCGTGCTGAACCGCAGCGAGGATCGCGCCGGGGAGCCGCTGCCGCCGGCGCTCGCCGCGCGACTCGCCGCGATGGGGGCCGGCGGGCTGGCGCTGTCCGCGCCCGTCGAGGCGGAAATCGCCGACCTCGACCCGGAGGACCGGGCCGCCTTCGTGGAGGCGCTCGGCCTGCGCGAACCGGCGCTCGCCCGCTTCATCCGCTCGGCCTACGGACTCCTCGACCTCATCTCCTTCTTCACCGCCGCCCCCGCCGAAGTGCGAGCCTGGACGATCCGGCGCGGCACGCGCGCCCGGCGGGCGGCGGGCCGGGTCCACTCCGACATGGAACGCGGCTTCATCCGCGCGGAGGTCATCCCCTACGAGGTGTTCGCGAAACACGGCTCCGAACAGGCCGTGAAGGAGGCGGGCCTGCTGCAGGTCGAGGGCAGGGACTACGTCGTCGAGGACGGCGACATCCTCCACATCCGCTTCAACGTCTGA
- a CDS encoding histone deacetylase has protein sequence MRTPRDFARTRRKFVEEAALGAAGLALLPAVAWSCRGAPDSGASNAGSGASSVPATGTGLLSDPRYLDHVLIRPDGGRPPEIPDRLVRIREELVARGLDEATVPLAPASEAMPHIEALHTPEHVASIRDIEVSGPVAELAVSGALTAIDAVVAGQVRNAFCAIRPPGHHANNTGAEEGFCYYSNAGVAARYAQLVHGFERVLVIDWDYHHGNATQNAFYDDPSVLFFSAHDWAAYPQTGDPALTGEGEGTGLNINVHLDCGATDDDMLGRWDDTLSPAVADFNPDFVIVSAGFDSRVDDLLGCFALTDDAFRRMTRMAMDYADACCEGRVVSLLEGGYNLDGTALATAAHIETLLEG, from the coding sequence ATGCGCACGCCGAGAGATTTCGCCCGCACGCGAAGGAAGTTCGTCGAAGAGGCCGCTCTGGGTGCCGCGGGCCTCGCCCTGCTCCCGGCCGTCGCCTGGTCCTGCCGGGGCGCACCCGACTCGGGGGCGTCGAACGCCGGCTCGGGCGCGTCCTCCGTTCCCGCGACGGGGACCGGCCTCCTCTCCGATCCACGCTACCTGGACCACGTCCTGATCCGGCCCGATGGCGGGCGCCCGCCGGAGATTCCCGACCGCCTCGTGCGCATTCGGGAGGAACTCGTCGCGCGAGGGCTGGACGAGGCCACGGTTCCGCTCGCGCCGGCCTCCGAGGCGATGCCGCACATCGAGGCGCTCCACACGCCGGAGCATGTCGCGTCGATCCGTGACATCGAGGTCTCGGGCCCGGTCGCGGAACTCGCCGTCTCGGGCGCGCTCACCGCGATCGATGCGGTCGTCGCGGGGCAGGTACGGAACGCCTTCTGCGCGATCCGGCCTCCGGGTCACCACGCGAACAACACGGGCGCCGAGGAAGGGTTCTGCTACTACAGCAACGCCGGCGTGGCCGCGAGGTACGCGCAGCTGGTGCACGGGTTCGAGCGGGTGCTCGTCATCGATTGGGACTACCACCACGGGAACGCGACGCAGAACGCCTTCTACGATGATCCGTCCGTGCTCTTCTTCTCCGCCCACGACTGGGCCGCCTACCCGCAAACGGGCGACCCGGCCCTCACCGGCGAAGGCGAGGGGACGGGACTCAACATCAACGTGCACCTCGACTGCGGCGCCACGGACGACGACATGCTGGGCCGCTGGGATGACACGCTCTCCCCCGCCGTCGCGGACTTCAACCCCGATTTCGTCATCGTCTCGGCGGGCTTCGACAGCCGGGTGGACGACCTCCTGGGCTGCTTCGCGCTCACGGACGACGCCTTCCGGCGCATGACGCGGATGGCGATGGACTACGCGGATGCCTGCTGCGAGGGGCGCGTCGTCTCGCTGCTGGAGGGCGGCTACAACCTCGACGGCACCGCGCTCGCCACCGCCGCGCACATCGAAACGCTCCTCGAAGGGTAG
- a CDS encoding aldolase/citrate lyase family protein, with protein MAESEEAADTRIVDRLAAGDAVFGLFSGDHTPEAGAAMAANRPLDFVFYSLESGPFDIPALEGYAAGMAEASGHDAPQPMLLRIPPIRDGHDEARDRAAQGLAAGVSGIVYPHVETAEEAALAVDALGDAAWPGNPDGHLISFLLIEDQAGIDNVREIVSTPGVSAVSPGPGDLRRVYDGDMEKVEEAIQIVLAACLEFDVPCGVTAGVDDIAMRIEQGFRVIIVTQPEAVALGMAAAGR; from the coding sequence ATGGCGGAATCCGAGGAGGCCGCCGACACCCGGATCGTGGACCGACTCGCCGCCGGGGACGCCGTCTTCGGACTCTTCTCAGGGGATCACACGCCCGAGGCCGGCGCCGCCATGGCCGCGAACCGTCCCCTCGATTTCGTATTCTACTCGCTGGAGTCCGGCCCCTTCGACATCCCCGCGCTCGAAGGTTACGCCGCCGGTATGGCGGAGGCTTCGGGTCACGACGCACCGCAGCCGATGCTGCTGCGGATCCCTCCGATCCGGGACGGGCACGACGAAGCGCGGGACCGCGCCGCGCAGGGTCTGGCGGCCGGCGTTTCCGGGATCGTCTACCCCCACGTCGAGACCGCCGAGGAGGCCGCCCTCGCAGTCGATGCGCTCGGCGATGCCGCCTGGCCGGGCAATCCGGACGGCCACCTCATCAGCTTCCTCCTCATCGAGGACCAGGCCGGGATCGACAACGTGCGGGAGATCGTCTCCACCCCCGGCGTCAGCGCCGTCTCCCCGGGGCCAGGCGATCTCCGGCGCGTCTACGATGGAGACATGGAGAAGGTGGAGGAGGCAATCCAGATCGTGCTCGCCGCCTGTCTCGAGTTCGATGTGCCGTGCGGGGTCACGGCCGGGGTGGATGACATCGCAATGCGGATCGAGCAGGGATTCCGCGTGATTATCGTCACCCAGCCGGAAGCCGTCGCCCTCGGGATGGCCGCCGCCGGCCGCTGA